One part of the Algibacter sp. L1A34 genome encodes these proteins:
- the lysS gene encoding lysine--tRNA ligase: MSQLSEQELVRREKLVKLRAMGINPYPADLYPVTHTSKSIKQDFVEEKQVVVAGRLMAINIQGKASFAQLQDSEGRIQVYFNRDEICTDEDKTKYNDVFKKLLDLGDFVGIEGELFNTKVGEKTIRVKDFTLLSKALKPLPLPKEKDGKVFDAFTDPELRYRQRYADLVVNPHVKEVFVKRTKLFNAMRSFFNDAGYFEVETPVLQPIPGGAAARPFITHHNSLDIPLYMRIANELYLKRLIVGGFDGVYEFSKNFRNEGMDRTHNPEFTAMEIYVSYKDYNWMMDFCEQLLEHCAVAVNGTSEATFGEHKIDFKAPYARVTMADSIKHFTGFDITGKTEDEIRAAAKGMHIEVDDTMGKGKLIDEIFGEKCEGNYIQPTFITDYPKEMSPLCKEHRDNPELTERFELMVCGKEIANAYSELNDPIDQRERFEHQLKLAKKGDDEATEFIDEDFLRALEYGMPPTSGMGIGMDRLIMFLTNNQSIQEVLFFPQMRPEKKASSVELNDDEKALLALIEKVEKIDLNTLKTQSGLSNKKWDKTIKGLTKHNLAKVEKTDEGLFVEAI, encoded by the coding sequence ATGTCGCAATTATCAGAGCAAGAACTTGTAAGAAGAGAGAAATTAGTAAAATTACGCGCTATGGGCATTAACCCATATCCAGCGGATTTATACCCTGTAACCCACACATCGAAATCGATAAAACAGGATTTTGTTGAAGAAAAACAGGTGGTTGTTGCTGGTAGATTAATGGCGATAAACATACAAGGTAAAGCATCGTTCGCGCAGTTGCAAGACAGCGAAGGCCGTATTCAGGTTTACTTTAACCGTGACGAAATTTGTACGGATGAAGATAAAACAAAGTATAACGATGTTTTTAAAAAATTACTAGATTTAGGTGATTTTGTAGGTATTGAAGGCGAATTATTCAATACGAAAGTGGGTGAAAAAACCATTCGTGTTAAAGATTTTACGCTATTAAGCAAAGCTTTAAAACCATTGCCATTACCAAAAGAAAAAGACGGAAAAGTATTTGATGCTTTTACGGATCCTGAATTACGCTACCGCCAACGTTATGCCGATTTAGTGGTAAACCCACACGTAAAAGAGGTGTTTGTTAAGCGTACTAAATTATTTAATGCTATGCGTTCGTTTTTTAACGATGCTGGATATTTTGAGGTTGAAACTCCGGTTTTACAACCTATTCCGGGTGGTGCTGCGGCGCGCCCATTTATTACACACCACAACAGTTTAGATATTCCGTTGTATATGCGAATTGCCAACGAGTTGTATTTAAAACGACTTATTGTTGGTGGATTTGATGGTGTTTACGAATTCTCGAAAAACTTTAGAAATGAAGGGATGGACAGAACACACAACCCTGAATTTACAGCTATGGAAATCTACGTATCATACAAAGATTACAACTGGATGATGGATTTCTGTGAGCAACTTTTAGAGCATTGTGCTGTTGCCGTAAACGGAACTAGCGAGGCTACTTTTGGTGAGCATAAAATTGATTTTAAAGCGCCTTACGCTCGTGTTACTATGGCAGACTCTATTAAACACTTTACAGGGTTTGATATTACTGGTAAAACTGAAGATGAAATTAGAGCCGCTGCAAAAGGCATGCATATTGAGGTGGATGATACTATGGGTAAAGGGAAATTAATTGATGAAATTTTTGGTGAAAAATGTGAAGGCAACTACATACAACCAACTTTTATTACAGATTACCCAAAGGAGATGAGCCCACTATGTAAAGAACATAGAGACAACCCAGAACTTACTGAGCGTTTTGAGCTAATGGTTTGTGGTAAAGAAATTGCGAATGCATATTCGGAATTAAATGACCCTATTGATCAACGTGAGCGTTTTGAGCACCAATTAAAGCTTGCTAAAAAAGGTGATGACGAAGCTACTGAATTTATTGATGAAGACTTTTTACGTGCATTAGAATACGGTATGCCTCCAACATCTGGTATGGGTATTGGTATGGATCGTTTAATTATGTTTTTAACGAATAACCAATCGATACAAGAGGTTTTATTCTTTCCGCAAATGCGACCTGAAAAGAAAGCTTCTTCGGTTGAATTAAACGACGATGAAAAAGCGTTACTTGCTTTAATTGAAAAGGTAGAGAAAATTGATTTAAATACTTTGAAAACTCAAAGTGGTTTATCTAATAAAAAATGGGATAAAACTATTAAAGGTTTAACTAAACACAACTTGGCTAAGGTTGAAAAAACCGATGAAGGGTTGTTTGTGGAAGCTATATAA